In the Nerophis ophidion isolate RoL-2023_Sa linkage group LG01, RoL_Noph_v1.0, whole genome shotgun sequence genome, one interval contains:
- the utp6 gene encoding U3 small nucleolar RNA-associated protein 6 homolog yields MAEIVQQRIEDRIPELEQLERVGLFTKKEVKTIIKRITALEYKLHRLIVTKDDFIAYIQYEINILELVKKRRACIRYSHKKEEIDFAIIHRINSVFRRATNKWKNDVQLWLSHVAFCKKWASKGQLSKVFSALLAIHPDKPALWIMAAKMELEERRSFDNARHLFLRALRFHPGNKKVYQEYFRMELLHCEKLRKKKEGLEKAQIDTSEFEYSPEILSGKLAMVVYEDAKDKNKEAEFIISLLNIACIFDFIKDFQESILQDLKTNFLDDSATWDFLARRELEAPVTGQELQTAKMRALEVNRREEQCCQMYDKGLERLNTEPMWTYYVAFCLERVKRKTNVQELKDKRQERLMGVLRRAHDSSLLKEDYYKNWLQILLSSGDTESATEIAMAVTQRFSQSVSVWSLALQTLMQLGRDDVGPLFQDALTHIHPKESLPIWQLQVQWSIANQKPEEIEAMFKRGLLSAVADVAMEMKECYLDWSYSTGGYKKARKTFTSLHDSRPLSKLLFTRMILIEKEQESPRMNYLRDYYERALQEFGSSDEDLWLQYIQEEMGPLGQLENCGKIHWRAMKFLEGESVERFTTKYTLLQTGHLGIH; encoded by the exons ATGGCGGAGATAGTTCAACAGCGTATCGAGGACAGAATTCCTGAGTTGGAGCAACTGGAGAGAGTGGGGCTCTTCACCAAGAAAGAAGTCAA AACCATCATCAAAAGAATCACAGCGCTGGAATACAAACTCCACAGGCTGATTGTCACCAAAGATGACTTTATCGCATACATACAG TACGAAATCAACATCCTGGAGCTGGTCAAAAAGAGGAGAGCG TGCATACGATACTCACACAAGAAGGAGGAGATTGATTTTGCCATCATACACAGAATCAATAGTGTCTTCAGAAGGGCAACAAACAAGTGGAAG AATGATGTGCAACTTTGGCTATCGCATGTTGCCTTCTGTAAGAAATGG GCCTCAAAGGGGCAGCTCAGCAAGGTGTTCTCGGCCTTGCTGGCTATCCACCCTGATAAACCAG CACTTTGGATCATGGCTGCTAAGATGGAGCTGGAAGAGAGACGTTCCTTTGATAATGCACGTCACTTGTTCCTTAGGGCGCTACGCTTCCACCCAGGCAACAAGAAGGTCTACCAAGAG TACTTTCGCATGGAGTTGTTGCACTGTGAGAAGCTGAGGAAGAAGAAGGAAGGACTGGAGAAAGCTCAGATAGACACT AGTGAATTTGAGTATTCTCCAGAGATTCTGAGTGGGAAACTAGCGATGGTGGTGTATGAAGATGCCAAGGACAAAAACAAAG AGGCAGAGTTTATCATCTCACTGCTGAATATCGCATGTATCTTTGACTTCATCAAAGACTTCCAAGAGTCCATCCTGCAGGA CTTAAAAACCAACTTCCTGGATGACAGTGCCACCTGGGACTTCTTGGCCAGGAGGGAGCTTGAGGCTCCGGTAACAGGACAGGAACTTCAGACCGCCAAAATGCGGGCCTTGGAGGTTAACCGACGTGAGGAGCAATGCTGTCAGATGTACGATAAAGGCCTTGAGAGACTCAACACTG AACCCATGTGGACCTACTACGTGGCATTCTGTCTGGAGAGAGTGAAAAGGAAGACAAATGTCCAAGAGCTGAAGGACAAG AGGCAGGAGAGGCTGATGGGAGTCCTGAGGCGAGCCCACGACTCATCACTGCTAAAAGAGGATTATTACAAGAACTGG CTGCAAATCCTGCTGTCATCAGGAGACACGGAGAGCGCGACTGAGATCGCCATGGCAGTCACGCAGCGCTTCAGCCAGTCTGTGTCGGTGTGGAGCCTGGCCTTGCAGACGCTGATGCAGCTGGGGAGGGATGACGTTGGGCCACTGTTCCAGGACGCACTCACACACATCCATCCCaag GAGAGCTTACCAATTTGGCAGCTGCAGGTCCAGTGGAGCATAGCCAACCAGAAACCTGAGGAAATAGAAGCCATGTTCAAG CGAGGTCTGCTATCTGCAGTGGcggacgttgccatggagatgaaaGAGTGCTACCTCGATTGGTCATACTCCACCGGAGGCTACAAGAAAGCTCGAAAGACTTTTACCAG TTTACATGATAGCAGACCTCTTTCCAAGCTTTTGTTCACCAGAATGATTCTGATTGAGAAAGAACAA GAATCTCCAAGGATGAACTATCTGAGGGACTACTATGAAAGGGCCCTGCAGGAGTTTGGCTCCTCAGATGAAG ATTTGTGGCTCCAGTACATCCAGGAGGAGATGGGGCCCCTCGGCCAACTGGAGAACTGTGGCAAGATCCACTGGAGAGCCATGAAGTTCCTTGAGGGGGAGAGTGTGGAGAGATTCACCACCAAATACACGCTCCTTCAGACCGGACACCTTGGAATCCATTAA